In Vibrio hippocampi, the following are encoded in one genomic region:
- the nifU gene encoding Fe-S cluster assembly protein NifU, producing the protein MWDYSEKVKQHFFQPHNAKVVQEANAVGEVGSLSCGDALSLTLKVNPETEVIEDAGFQTFGCGSAIASSSALTTLIIGKTLDQASELTNQDIANYLDGLPPEKMHCSVMGMEALEAAVANYRGIELGEHHEEGELICKCYAIDDVLIKKVVAENQLTSLEQVINYTKAGGACTSCHEKIEWVLEQCVAEQVIEHDEQELAIINRVIAELRPTVQADGGDIQLSDVEQDMVFVVLSGACSGCGMSGMTLSHLENRLSHALGRSMTVFPVQDSAAHKEVSNG; encoded by the coding sequence ATGTGGGACTATTCGGAAAAAGTAAAACAGCATTTTTTTCAACCACACAATGCCAAAGTGGTTCAAGAAGCGAATGCCGTCGGTGAAGTGGGTTCACTGAGTTGTGGCGACGCATTGAGCTTAACGTTAAAGGTGAACCCCGAAACGGAAGTAATAGAAGATGCCGGCTTTCAAACGTTTGGCTGCGGCAGTGCCATCGCTTCTTCCTCGGCGTTAACGACCTTAATTATCGGCAAAACGTTAGATCAAGCGAGTGAGTTGACCAATCAAGATATCGCCAACTATTTAGACGGCTTACCGCCAGAAAAAATGCATTGCAGCGTGATGGGCATGGAAGCCCTTGAGGCCGCCGTTGCCAATTATCGAGGCATTGAACTCGGTGAGCATCATGAAGAAGGGGAACTCATTTGTAAGTGCTACGCCATTGACGATGTGCTGATCAAAAAGGTCGTAGCAGAAAACCAACTGACCAGTTTAGAACAAGTGATCAACTACACCAAAGCGGGCGGTGCCTGTACTTCTTGTCATGAAAAAATTGAGTGGGTGTTGGAGCAGTGTGTCGCTGAGCAAGTTATTGAGCATGATGAACAAGAGTTAGCCATCATCAATCGAGTCATTGCCGAATTAAGACCCACGGTGCAGGCCGATGGCGGAGACATTCAACTGAGTGATGTTGAGCAAGATATGGTGTTTGTTGTTTTATCGGGCGCATGTTCGGGGTGCGGCATGTCTGGGATGACCTTATCTCATTTGGAAAACAGATTATCACACGCTTTAGGTCGAAGTATGACCGTATTCCCAGTTCAAGACTCTGCCGCTCACAAGGAGGTGTCAAATGGCTAA
- a CDS encoding acid phosphatase, with protein MKKMSLLATSVVVALSGCGSDNGSDSDPSVSNYITGFDGYLHNAVVFIDKDADGVWDANSDTFLGLTDIQGRVDIGDTTVDGTLALQTLIPGGDAQQDLIDLDPELYSGVYTVDQDLPGQPLSTELVFRAPQSSDVISPITDLVAIEMHNDASLTEEEAISVVNKSLNDGVEDEDFDPYVDFVSGADEDPAMHKVAQILSETKADDPVAYQQDGKATAMADEAKQVVDDIVENNPEDLDDPSYVVIVDGDTNSGIETPSYKTIVDHAIYETVQDKFDDLELEHGQVGSSDYLLTADITSLFSDKDVDNIDLSLISIDQSQLADSNVQVVYNPSNGALNLGVSPSDSIAKAGDFAIVVTLADSDDTNETHAVFEFEIDEGEAEAPEYSEDTLQGLQDEVDLWQLVQGESLGEGYFIDFSELFSGDSELELSFSSNAESNGLIFDNMGTGLIGIQGTPLRSSEDDETEYTIKLMATDQNGLSTSAELELPEVAEPVSLPSEITIDQDKLTALQAEITKTLEALELTVGMDSFQQTFDVTEVFATTGLENVEYYAGSANDDEGETSIAGISVTMVDDSAILAIYGSPTVTAEDGEFVLMAGSNVDSDNEIISEAVTIKLPAVSEGETSEPELPSADLIIGKDLYFIETPEANGDIVDNRCESFKLEDGQVYFGDENYQGDLTESCAPVSSQASATYTVADDVITIVEDDYDPMTMELLNVTGKDGVQRFIIRTTELRSNEDNYVASMEVMESVSEAESRVDMKSNTDSLSRMQQTSLYIDGEYVDVYVTTQMENSDDGGNDEAADADLFFDRVDGGNLTCDQVAPLFYAKTFSGSQNATCFDNEENDGSYHYVGYDFDFAYQHELDKKYRISFASNDDEHVADLNFNITYDGDSFEND; from the coding sequence ATGAAAAAAATGTCTTTACTTGCCACGTCTGTTGTCGTGGCACTATCGGGCTGTGGCTCAGATAATGGCTCAGATAGTGACCCATCAGTCAGTAACTATATCACTGGCTTTGATGGCTATTTACACAATGCCGTAGTCTTTATTGATAAAGACGCCGACGGCGTATGGGATGCCAATTCAGATACTTTCTTAGGTTTAACCGACATTCAAGGTCGAGTCGATATTGGCGACACAACCGTAGATGGTACGCTCGCGCTTCAAACTCTTATCCCAGGTGGTGATGCTCAACAAGATCTTATCGATTTAGACCCAGAACTGTACTCTGGCGTTTATACCGTTGACCAAGATCTACCGGGTCAACCTCTATCAACCGAGCTGGTTTTCCGCGCTCCTCAATCTTCAGATGTCATTTCTCCAATCACTGACCTAGTGGCAATCGAGATGCACAACGATGCTTCTTTAACAGAAGAAGAAGCCATCAGTGTCGTCAATAAATCGTTGAATGACGGTGTAGAAGACGAAGATTTTGACCCGTATGTTGATTTTGTATCAGGCGCTGACGAAGATCCTGCCATGCACAAAGTGGCACAGATTCTTAGTGAAACCAAAGCGGATGACCCCGTTGCTTACCAGCAGGATGGTAAAGCGACCGCAATGGCAGATGAAGCCAAACAGGTTGTTGACGATATCGTCGAAAACAATCCGGAAGATCTTGATGATCCAAGCTATGTGGTCATCGTTGACGGTGATACGAACAGCGGCATCGAAACTCCAAGCTACAAGACCATCGTTGACCACGCGATCTATGAAACGGTTCAAGATAAGTTTGATGACCTTGAACTTGAGCACGGCCAAGTCGGCTCAAGTGATTACCTGCTCACTGCGGACATCACTAGCCTATTTAGTGACAAAGACGTGGACAACATCGACCTAAGCCTGATTTCTATCGATCAGAGTCAGCTTGCCGATTCTAATGTTCAAGTGGTTTATAACCCGAGTAATGGCGCTCTTAACCTTGGCGTTAGCCCATCAGACAGTATTGCTAAAGCGGGTGACTTTGCCATTGTCGTGACACTTGCCGATTCTGATGACACCAATGAAACCCACGCGGTATTCGAATTCGAAATCGACGAAGGCGAAGCAGAAGCTCCTGAATATTCGGAAGATACATTGCAAGGTCTGCAAGACGAGGTCGATTTATGGCAACTGGTGCAAGGTGAATCCTTGGGTGAAGGGTACTTCATCGATTTCAGTGAACTGTTTAGCGGTGACAGCGAATTAGAATTGAGCTTCTCATCGAATGCGGAAAGCAATGGTCTGATCTTCGACAATATGGGAACAGGTCTGATTGGTATTCAGGGCACACCACTTCGTAGCAGCGAAGATGACGAGACAGAATACACCATTAAGCTAATGGCAACTGACCAAAACGGTCTATCAACCTCAGCAGAACTTGAACTGCCTGAGGTTGCCGAGCCAGTCTCATTGCCAAGCGAAATTACCATCGATCAAGACAAGCTCACAGCTCTGCAAGCAGAAATCACCAAAACACTGGAAGCCCTTGAGCTGACAGTCGGTATGGACAGCTTCCAGCAAACATTTGATGTCACCGAGGTCTTTGCTACCACCGGACTTGAGAATGTTGAATACTATGCAGGTAGCGCAAACGATGACGAAGGCGAAACGTCGATTGCCGGTATTTCGGTCACTATGGTCGATGACTCCGCGATACTTGCTATCTACGGCAGTCCAACGGTGACGGCTGAAGATGGCGAATTCGTTCTGATGGCGGGTTCCAATGTTGATAGCGACAATGAAATCATTTCCGAAGCGGTAACGATTAAGCTTCCTGCGGTAAGCGAAGGCGAAACCTCTGAGCCAGAACTCCCCTCTGCGGACTTGATTATCGGCAAGGATCTCTACTTTATCGAAACACCAGAAGCTAATGGCGATATTGTCGATAACCGCTGTGAAAGCTTTAAACTCGAAGATGGACAAGTCTATTTTGGTGACGAAAACTATCAAGGCGACCTGACTGAAAGTTGCGCTCCTGTCTCTTCACAAGCATCCGCAACTTACACCGTGGCTGATGACGTCATTACCATCGTCGAAGACGACTATGACCCAATGACAATGGAACTGCTTAACGTCACCGGTAAAGATGGCGTTCAGCGTTTTATCATCCGAACGACTGAACTGCGTAGCAATGAAGACAACTATGTTGCGAGCATGGAAGTGATGGAATCGGTATCGGAAGCAGAATCGCGAGTTGACATGAAGTCCAACACCGACTCTCTATCCCGTATGCAACAAACCAGCTTATACATTGATGGCGAGTATGTGGATGTCTATGTCACCACGCAGATGGAAAACAGTGATGACGGCGGTAATGATGAAGCAGCTGATGCGGATCTATTCTTTGACCGCGTTGACGGCGGCAACTTAACTTGTGATCAAGTCGCACCACTGTTTTACGCGAAAACCTTCAGCGGTTCGCAAAACGCCACTTGCTTCGACAACGAAGAGAATGACGGTTCATACCATTACGTGGGCTATGACTTTGATTTCGCTTATCAACACGAACTTGATAAAAAATATCGTATCTCTTTCGCGAGCAATGACGACGAGCATGTTGCCGATCTAAACTTCAACATCACTTATGATGGCGATAGTTTCGAGAATGATTAA
- a CDS encoding AzlD domain-containing protein produces the protein MNTTLWIAMLVIAIATYLMRLLPIIWLRRRAQKKQHDTTNDTLPLWISVLGPAMIAAMFGTSLVPAHPSTSTWLATVIGVVTTSLCWYWKRSLGLPVLIGVLSFGLVVYLFP, from the coding sequence ATGAATACAACTCTCTGGATCGCAATGTTGGTTATTGCCATCGCGACTTATTTAATGCGCTTGCTACCGATTATTTGGCTGCGAAGACGAGCTCAAAAAAAGCAACACGACACAACAAACGACACCCTTCCACTGTGGATCAGCGTATTGGGACCCGCTATGATTGCGGCGATGTTCGGAACTTCATTAGTTCCCGCTCACCCATCGACCAGCACTTGGCTTGCAACCGTAATAGGCGTAGTCACCACATCACTGTGTTGGTATTGGAAGCGTTCATTAGGCTTGCCGGTATTAATCGGGGTTCTAAGCTTTGGCTTAGTGGTTTATTTATTTCCTTAA
- a CDS encoding AzlC family ABC transporter permease, whose protein sequence is MSQGTQNGSRDTEFNKNRFTDNKPSKNEQTDKKLSNAWLLGVKDAIPLMSGYIPVAISFGLISLQSGFGIWETIVISSLIYAGASQFLFVAMVASGAPILLVIVMTLLVNARHLVYGPNIAPYLNRSRWWIPLMHGLTDQIFALALTRFPQLSEPQRIQWYTSAAVIAWLSWILGTALGVIVGSELVKQWPLLGEILPFALPALFLVLLAPKFDSIKWTISLLTTTAIAVIVKLYGFPNLAIPLAAVLGTMLFYVIKHLQHQRGES, encoded by the coding sequence ATGAGCCAAGGCACTCAGAATGGAAGCCGCGATACAGAGTTTAATAAGAATAGGTTTACTGATAATAAACCTAGTAAAAATGAGCAAACGGATAAAAAGCTAAGCAATGCTTGGTTATTAGGGGTGAAAGATGCCATCCCGCTAATGAGCGGTTATATTCCTGTCGCCATCTCGTTTGGCTTAATTTCGTTACAATCCGGCTTTGGTATTTGGGAAACCATTGTTATTTCCAGCTTAATCTATGCCGGCGCATCCCAGTTCTTATTTGTCGCCATGGTCGCGTCTGGCGCACCCATTTTATTAGTGATTGTGATGACTCTGTTAGTCAATGCTCGACATTTGGTTTATGGTCCCAACATCGCGCCTTATTTAAATCGGAGTCGTTGGTGGATTCCCTTGATGCATGGACTCACCGACCAAATTTTTGCCCTAGCGCTCACGCGCTTCCCCCAACTGAGCGAGCCTCAGCGTATTCAATGGTATACCTCAGCGGCGGTTATCGCTTGGCTAAGCTGGATCCTAGGTACGGCACTTGGGGTCATCGTCGGCAGTGAGTTAGTAAAACAGTGGCCGCTATTGGGAGAAATACTGCCTTTCGCCCTCCCTGCACTGTTTTTGGTGTTGCTGGCACCCAAATTCGACTCAATCAAGTGGACGATTAGCCTCCTAACCACCACCGCTATCGCCGTGATCGTCAAGTTATATGGATTCCCTAATCTGGCGATTCCTTTAGCAGCCGTGTTGGGCACCATGCTTTTCTACGTTATAAAGCACCTTCAACATCAACGAGGTGAGTCATGA
- a CDS encoding M28 family peptidase: MNTKSNNAPSSQPWTESMPQQQFEFMSKVLAAPSPIGFEAAMSYGVIKPEFEAFMPQGWGIHQFKGNASLVFDSHPGRDDLTSVMIVGHADKIRMQVRKIDQDGKVWINTDSFLPTTLIGHEVKVFCQSPDQPGSYKAIEGCTVEALGAIHFSTPSQRSGEQGIKPESIYLEMHIHGEDRQQQVEALGLRVGDPILLDRPIKRGVGADTFYGAYLDNGLGCFSVTEIARMLAKENLDNIRVLYTIATHEEIGRFGSTQIVGELKPDVLIATDVNHDYEAAPGIAPRNMNPLKMGQGFTIGRGSVASEFLVQSVENVCRENDIPCQLDFSGRDMGTDGMAAALAGVDSASISIGYPIRNMHTASESAHTGDLLASIHAIAELLRHFNQYNGDTGITRDDLKNSHIRLDNL; encoded by the coding sequence ATGAACACAAAAAGCAACAACGCGCCATCGAGTCAACCTTGGACCGAGTCGATGCCACAACAGCAGTTTGAATTTATGTCAAAAGTACTGGCTGCCCCTTCACCAATCGGCTTTGAAGCTGCGATGAGCTATGGCGTAATCAAGCCAGAATTTGAAGCCTTTATGCCACAAGGTTGGGGCATTCACCAATTCAAAGGCAATGCTAGCCTTGTGTTCGACTCTCACCCTGGTCGTGACGATCTGACCAGCGTGATGATCGTTGGTCATGCGGATAAAATTCGTATGCAAGTCCGCAAAATTGACCAAGATGGTAAGGTGTGGATCAACACCGATTCTTTCCTGCCAACAACGCTGATTGGCCATGAAGTCAAAGTGTTCTGTCAATCACCAGACCAACCGGGCAGTTATAAAGCGATTGAAGGCTGTACGGTAGAGGCTCTAGGGGCTATCCACTTCTCGACGCCATCACAGCGCAGTGGCGAGCAAGGTATCAAACCTGAATCTATCTACCTAGAGATGCACATTCACGGTGAAGACCGCCAGCAGCAAGTTGAAGCTCTTGGCTTACGCGTTGGTGACCCAATTCTACTTGATCGCCCTATCAAACGTGGCGTGGGTGCAGATACCTTCTACGGCGCTTACCTCGACAATGGTCTTGGTTGCTTCTCAGTTACTGAGATTGCACGTATGTTGGCGAAAGAGAACTTAGACAATATTCGCGTGCTCTACACTATCGCGACTCATGAAGAGATCGGTCGTTTCGGTTCCACGCAAATCGTTGGTGAACTAAAGCCAGATGTGCTTATCGCCACTGACGTAAACCACGACTACGAAGCCGCTCCCGGTATTGCTCCGCGCAATATGAACCCGCTGAAAATGGGTCAAGGCTTTACTATTGGTCGCGGTTCAGTCGCCTCTGAGTTCTTAGTACAAAGTGTTGAAAACGTCTGCCGCGAAAACGATATCCCATGCCAACTCGACTTTTCTGGTCGTGATATGGGTACCGACGGCATGGCAGCAGCGCTTGCAGGAGTGGATAGTGCGTCAATCTCGATTGGCTACCCAATCCGAAACATGCACACCGCTTCTGAGTCGGCACACACTGGCGATCTACTCGCGTCAATCCACGCTATCGCCGAGTTATTACGCCACTTCAACCAATACAACGGCGACACTGGCATCACCCGAGATGATCTGAAAAACAGCCACATTCGTTTGGATAATCTGTAA